One region of Emys orbicularis isolate rEmyOrb1 chromosome 4, rEmyOrb1.hap1, whole genome shotgun sequence genomic DNA includes:
- the SOCS4 gene encoding suppressor of cytokine signaling 4, translating to MAENKESNSKDVDVRPKTTRSRSADRKDGYVWSGKKLSWSKKNENCSDGEAASSVGKPAAGLRSQERKHSCSSIELDLDRSCGHRFLGRSLKQKLQDAVGQCFPIKNCSSRHSSVLPSKRKIHISELMLDKCPFPPRSELAFRWHLIKRHTAPINQKSEDWIIPDLSQNEVTDDHLRDGASTDAGGNSFSQPCDITDSNSCKCDPRTESVMSKVLKNNKEESDMDSDDEVITLCTSSRKRNKPKWETDDELLQLETPPKYHTQIDYVHCLVPDLLQINNNPCYWGVMDKYAAEALLEGKPEGTFLLRDSAQEDYLFSVSFRRYSRSLHARIEQWNHNFSFDAHDPCVFHSPDITGLLEHYKDPSSCMFFEPLLSTPLNRTFPFSLQHICRTVICNSTTYDGIDALPIPPSVKLYLKEYHYKSKVRVLRIDVPEQQS from the coding sequence ATGGCGGAAAATAAAGAAAGTAATAGTAAAGATGTCGATGTAAGACCCAAAACCACCCGTAGTAGGAGTGCAGACAGAAAGGATGGTTATGTGTGGAGTGGAAAGAAGCTCTCATggtcaaaaaagaatgagaattGTTCTGATGGTGAAGCAGCAAGTAGTGTAGGAAAACCAGCGGCTGGTTTAAGGAGCCAAGAGAGGAAGCACAGCTGTTCATCTATTGAACTGGATTTAGATCGTTCATGTGGCCACCGATTTTTAGGCCGGTCTCTTAAACAGAAATTGCAAgatgctgtgggacagtgttttcCTATAAAGAATTGTAGCAGTCGGCACTCTTCAGTGCTTCCATCGAAGAGAAAAATTCATATCAGTGAATTAATGCTAGATAAGTGTCCTTTCCCACCGCGGTCAGAGCTAGCTTTTCGATGGCATTTAATTAAAAGACACACTGCCCCCATAAATCAAAAATCAGAAGATTGGATAATCCCTGATTTATCCCAAAATGAAGTGACAGATGATCATCTGAGAGATGGAGCGAGCACAGATGCGGGAGGAAACTCTTTCTCGCAGCCGTGTGACATTACAGATAGCAACTCCTGTAAATGTGATCCTAGGACTGAATCGGTTATGAGTAAGGTGTTAAAGAACAATAAAGAGGAGAGTGATATGGACTCTGATGATGAAGTTATAACACTTTGCACAAGTTCTAGAAAGAGGAACAAACCCAAATGGGAAACGGATGATGAACTGCTACAGTTGGAAACTCCTCCCAAATATCATACCCAGATTGATTATGTCCACTGTCTTGTCCCAGACCTTCTCCAGATCAATAACAATCCATGCTACTGGGGCGTAATGGACAAATATGCAGCTGAGGCACTACTAGAAGGAAAGCCAGAAGGAACTTTTTTACTACGAGATTCTGCCCAAGAAGACTATTTGTTTTCTGTTAGTTTTAGACGCTATAGTCGTTCTCTTCATGCAAGAATTGAACAGTGGAATCATAACTTCAGCTTTGATGCTCATGATCCTTGTGTCTTCCATTCTCCTGACATTACTGGTCTCTTAGAGCATTATAAAGACCCGAGCTCTTGTATGTTCTTTGAACCACTTTTATCCACTCCCTTAAACAGGActtttcctttttcccttcagcataTATGCAGAACAGTTATTTGCAACTCTACAACATATGATGGCATTGATGCTCTTCCTATTCCTCCATCTGTCAAGTTATATCTGAAGGAATATCACTATAAATCAAAAGTTAGAGTACTCAGGATCGATGTACCAGAGCAACAAAGCTAG